In Heliangelus exortis chromosome Z, bHelExo1.hap1, whole genome shotgun sequence, a genomic segment contains:
- the LOC139789816 gene encoding killer cell lectin-like receptor subfamily G member 1 isoform X1: protein MEEGVTYTDLRLPPTPAPQQPVWLPWCWAALSLGFLSLLLLMAQIILVGLNFHYLREQVSCTHGPWSTEYSPSYGQQALKGQCQFCPSGWLWDAGQCYYFSSAKRSWEQSSKECHSRGAQLVTIQSNATLAFLTRTENMEVFHVGLKKDGSRTDWKWLDGTPLKGLFPIQRSTSSFLACGRVSGSGLSSGPCKDTLGWICQKSAATLQWLWSSPPSFLWGNTTYTCVGPW from the exons ATGGAAGAAGGGGTCACATACACAGATCTGCGCTTGCCCCCCACACCAG CTCCTCAGCAGCCGGTGTGGCTGCCCTGGTGCTGGGCAGCCCTCAGCCTGGgtttcctctccctgctgctcctgatgGCACAAATCATCCTTGTTGGCTTGAACTTCCACT ATTTGAGAGAACAGGTGAGCTGCACCCATGGTCCCTGGAGCACAGAGTACAGCCCCAGCTATGGGCAGCAGGCACTGAAAG GGCAATGTCAGTTCTGTCCATCTGGCTGGCTATGGGATGCAGGGCAGTGCTACTACTTCTCCTCTGCCAAAAGGAGCTGGGAACAGAGCAGCAAGGAGTGCCACTCCAGAGGGGCACAGCTGGTCACCATCCAATCCAATGCCACCCTG GCTTTCCTGACACGCACAGAAAACATGGAAGTCTTCCACGTGGGGCTGAAGAAGGATGGCTCTAGGACTGACTGGAAGTGGCTGGATGGCACCCCACTGAAGGG GCTCTTCCCAATCCAGCGCTccaccagctccttcctggCCTGTGGCCGGGTGTCAGGCTCAGGGCTCTCCAGTGGCCCGTGCAAGGACACCCTTGGCTGGATCTGCCAGAAGAGTGCAGCCACCCTGCAGTGGCTCTGGTCCTCACCCCCATCCTTCCTCTGGGGAAACACCACCTACACCTGTGTGGGGCCCTGGTGA
- the LOC139789815 gene encoding uncharacterized protein isoform X4 has translation MQDTSLGLICMGTPASIPHWVIAFCLPKFPLQFQVDVGFSFTSSPNLLCSVAACCYAAAAFQPRGGCIAVVAGGNHVSGVPPEPLTVPCCHTSLKQERDEQKAGFPGETSSAVGRGNRVLPVGTSALNSPGVAAISEQPAAGQEASDTSLHSGFSLPHPNSLSRGSQSRGEVLLLLTPISPQVLAWQACSRASSSCWCRSCKHPSSSRHCWRAWPVTPSPTSTFSHTAWCRWVRPCTSSCSGHRPTSAPSATTTPTCHFLRVTPGCPAPLVFPTSPWITKRCPPPLVATPCECHQLQEQPLHYTAMAQIFIAEAPDILKVYRRETF, from the exons ATGCAGGATACATCCCTGGGTCTGATTTGCATGGGCACCCCAGCCAGCATCCCACACTGGGTAATTGCCTTCTGTCTCCCTAAATTCCCCCTGCAGTTTCAAGTGGATGTGGGATTCTCCTTCACTTCCAGCCCTAATCTGTTGTGTAGTGTTGCTGCGTGCTGCTACGCCgctgctgccttccagcccaGAGGTGGCTGCATTGCAGTGGTGG ctggtgGGAACCACGTCTCTGGAGTGCCACCTGAACCCCTCACTGTGCCAT GCTGTCACACTTCCCTGAAGCAGGAAAGAGATGAACAGAAGGCTG GTTTTCCTGGTGAGACATCGTCAGCAGTGGGAAGAGGAAACCGAGTGCTGCCAGTGGGCACCTCAGCCCTGAACTCCCCTGGGGTGGCTGCCATAAGCGAGCAGCCAGCAGCGGGTCAGGAGGCATCAGACACAAGCCTGCACAGTGGgttctccctgccccatcccaacAGCCTCTCACGGGGCTCTCAGAGCCGTGGTGAGGTTTTGCTGCTACTGACACCCATCTCTCCTCAGGTTCTGGCGTGGCAGGCTTGCTCCAGagcatccagcagctgctggtgcagaTCCTGCAaacatcccagcagcagcaggcactgctggagagCCTGGCCAgtgacaccatctcccacctCCACCTTCTCTCACACAGCCTGGTGCAGGTGGGTGAGACCCTGCACCAGCTCCTGCTCCGGCCACAGACCCAcctcagccccctcagccaCTACAACCCCCACATGCCACTTTTTGAGGGTGACACCGGGGTGCCCTGCTCCCCTGGTGTTCCCCACATCTCCCTGGATCACAAAGAGGTGTCCCCCACCACTGGTTGCAACCCCCTGTGAGTGCCACCAGCTCCAGGAGCAACCACTTCACTACACAGCCATGGCACAAATCTTTATAGCAGAGGCCCCAGATATTTTGAAAGTTTATAGAAGAGAGACAttttaa
- the TMEM8B gene encoding transmembrane protein 8B, with product MGRRGGGGGGGGGQRRPLAPPLRLPLRLLPLLHLLLLFLLLLLPPPADGLFATDYFTRTPRKLSPFRSFASIELFHFHIPEDTVIAVWNLITFKEQGGTFGDQCPDRSITVYFRSGAPSVINPLHTHFPRDTAVPGSFALTLTWTLPNRTTGVFNVTSPLPGDWFLAAHLPKDEGKISVKGLYEECQYLFQPQLIVQRLVNIAVLYPGYVTEQSMAPHNRSCLYKVFVPSYTSRVLVEVLRCRGSEGCPLWLRVRAKAPPLHNSTALDCREHAPCQLALDLPFWQHWYYVLVEKHPGVPGTVSFQVTVQLTDCSRPSLARPPFLPSSASMNMPHSFGSAGGLGLGDSPPPESPNGTKYPFPVPTSSSAGEQCWPVRPTLRNELDTFSVHFYIFFGPNVSVPPDRPAVFVINLLPVLDSGGVLNLELRLNVSSLCGENVTVFGCLNHEVPLTSGDNSSVTCETESLAGFLLSVNTTASLSRLRIPYPQTGSWYLSLRSLCATEHGFEPCTNVTAEVYLRAYLSPCINDCGIYGQCKLLRTNNYLYAACECKAGWNGWGCTDNAEAFSYGFQLLSTLLLCLSNVMFVPPVAIAVRSHYLLEAAVYIFTMFFSTFYHACDQPGIVVFCIMEYDVLQFCDFLGSLMSVWVTVIAMARLQPLVKQVLYLLGAMLLSMALQMDRHGLWNLLGPSLFALGIMAIAWTTRTIRRRHCYPPTWKRWAFYLCPGALIAAAAVLLYAFVETEENYFYIHSIWHLLIAGSVGFLLPPRAKPRGRLGPLPRRKGCGYQLCINEQEELGLVDPAVASINSICTS from the exons ATGGgccggcggggcggcgggggcggcgggggcggcgggcAGCGGCGGCCGCTCGCCCCCCCCCTCCGCCTGCCGCTCCGGCTCCTGCcgctcctccacctcctcctcctcttcctcctcctcctcttgccgCCGCCCGCCG ATGGGCTCTTTGCAACCGACTACTTCACCCGCACACCACGCAAGCTCAGCCCCTTCCGCTCCTTTGCCAGCATTGAGCTGTTCCACTTCCACATCCCTGAGGACACAGTAATTGCTGTCTGGAACCTTATCACCTTCAAGGAGCAAGGTGGCACATTTGGGGATCAATGTCCAGACCGTAGCATCACTGT GTATTTCCGCTCCGGGGCTCCCTCCGTCATTAACCCGCTGCACACTCATttccccagggacacagctgtCCCTGGCTCCTTTGCACTAACCCTCACCTGGACCCTGCCCAACCGCACCACCGGGGTGTTCAATGTCACCAGTCCATTGCCCGGGGACTGGTTCCTGGCTGCCCACCTGCCCAAAGATGAGGGCAAGATCTCCGTCAAG GGTCTCTACGAGGAGTGCCAGTATCTCTTCCAGCCACAGCTGATCGTCCAGCGCCTGGTTAACATTGCTGTGCTGTACCCTGGTTATGTCACCGAGCAGAGCATGGCCCCCCACAACCGCTCCTGCCTCTACAA GGTGTTTGTGCCCAGCTACACATCACGGGTGCTGGTGGAGGTGCTGCGGTGCCGTGGGTCGGAGGGCTGCCCACTCTGGCTGCGTGTGAGGGCCAAGGCTCCCCCCTTGCACAACTCCACGGCGCTGGACTGCCGGGAACATGCTCCCTGCCAGCTGGCACTGGATCTACCCTTCTGGCAGCACTGGTACTATGTGCTGGTCGAGAAACACCCTGGGGTGCCTGGCACTGTCTCCTTCCAGGTGACCGTGCAGCTCACAG ACTGCTCTCGACCCAGCCTGGCCCGGCCAcccttcctgccttccagtgcctccatGAACATGCCCCACTCCTTCGGCTCTGCGggtgggctggggctgggggacagcccTCCACCTGAGAGCCCTAATGGCACGAAGTACCCGTTCCCTGTTCCCACCTCATCATCCGCTGGCGAGCAGTGCTGGCCAGTCCGCCCCACACTGCGCAATGAGCTGGACACCTTCTCTGTCCACTTCTACATCTTCTTTGGGCCCAATGTCTCGGTGCCACCTGACCGCCCTGCAGTCTTTGTCATCAACCTCCTGCCAGTGCTGGACAGTGGTGGGGTGCTCAACCTGGAGCTGCGGCTCAATGTG AGCTCTCTGTGTGGTGAGAACGTGACAGTGTTTGGGTGTCTCAACCATGAAGTCCCCCTGACATCTGGTGACAACTCATCGGTCACCTGCGAGACGG AGTCCCTGGCAGGCTTCCTGCTCTCTGTCAACACCACAGCCAGCCTCAGCCGCCTGCGGATCCCCTACCCACAGACGGGCAGCTGGTACCTGAGCCTGCGTTCACTTTGTGCCACAGAGCACGG GTTCGAGCCCTGCACCAACGTGACGGCCGAGGTGTACCTGCGCGCCTACCTCTCGCCCTGCATCAATGACTGCGGCATCTACGGGCAGTGCAAGCTGCTGCGCACCAACAACTACCTGTACGCTGCCTGCGAGTGCAAAGCCG GCTGGAACGGCTGGGGCTGCACGGACAACGCCGAGGCTTTCTCCtatggcttccagctcctctccacgctgctgctgtgcctcagCAATGTCATGTTCGTGCCTCCCGTGGCCATCGCCGTCCGCAGCCACTACCTCCTGGAAGCTGCTGTCTATATCTTCACTATGTTCTTCTCCACT TTTTACCATGCTTGTGACCAGCCAGGCATCGTGGTGTTTTGCATCATGGAGTATGACGTTCTACAGTTCTGTGACTTCCTGGGCTCCCTCATGTCTGTGTGGGTCACTGTCATTGCCATGGCCCGGCTGCAGCCGTTGGTCAAGCAG GTGCTGTACCTGCTGGGGGCCATGCTGCTCTCCATGGCTCTGCAGATGGATCGCCACGGGCTATGGAACCTGCTGGGGCCCAGCCTCTTCGCCTTAGGGATCATGGCCATTGCCTGG ACAACTCGCACCATCCGTCGCCGCCACTGCTACCCACCCACCTGGAAGCGCTGGGCTTTCTACCTCTGCCCGGGAGCGCTGATCGCGGCGGCCGCCGTGCTGCTCTACGCCTTCGTGGAGACGGAGGAGAACTACTTCTACATCCACAGCATCTGGCACCTGCTCATCGCCGGCAGCGTCGGCTTCTTGCTCCCACCCCGTGCCAAACCCCGCGGGCGCCTGGGGCCGCTGCCCCGGCGCAAGGGCTGCGGGTACCAGCTCTGCATCAACgaacaggaggagctggggcttgTTGACCCAGCCGTGGCCTCCATCAACAGCATTTGTACCAGCTGA
- the LOC139789815 gene encoding uncharacterized protein isoform X3 — MPRGRAWTQAEVSSLLALVRGSGEAALLMASTSRPNEALWREISRGLAASGYGRTVAQCRSKWKALKQAFHSERETRRRAGCHSPRLPPHYRAMKSIWKAAGRPIFGERRMPDLVKLPPRKGRSALTNHSPPSPEPPEHNVGGDTPGTLQSVKDEPASRCHTSLKQERDEQKAGFPGETSSAVGRGNRVLPVGTSALNSPGVAAISEQPAAGQEASDTSLHSSGVAGLLQSIQQLLVQILQTSQQQQALLESLASDTISHLHLLSHSLVQVGETLHQLLLRPQTHLSPLSHYNPHMPLFEGDTGVPCSPGVPHISLDHKEVSPTTGCNPL, encoded by the exons ATGCCCCGTGGGCGAGCCTGGACGCAGGCAGAGGTCAGCAGCCTGCTGGCTCTGGTGAGGGGTTCGGGGGAGGCCGCCCTGCTTATGGCCTCGACGTCTCGACCCAACGAGGCTCTGTGGAGGGAGATCTCCCGAGGGCTGGCAGCATCCGGCTACGGGCGCACCGTGGCTCAGTGCCGGTCCAAGTGGAAGGCGCTCAAGCAGGCTTTCCACTCGGAACGGGAGACACGCCGGAGGGCCGGCTGCCACTCACCTCGCCTGCCCCCTCACTACCGAGCCATGAAGAGCATCTGGAAGGCTGCTGGGCGTCCCATCTTCGGGGAGCGGAGGATGCCAG ACCTGGTGAAGCTTCCCCCCAGGAAGGGCAGGTCAGCCCTCACCAACCATTCTCCACCCTCACCAGAACCGCCAG AGCACAACGTTGGTGGGGACACCCCGGGCACACTGCAGTCCGTGAAGGATGAGCCAGCGAGCC GCTGTCACACTTCCCTGAAGCAGGAAAGAGATGAACAGAAGGCTG GTTTTCCTGGTGAGACATCGTCAGCAGTGGGAAGAGGAAACCGAGTGCTGCCAGTGGGCACCTCAGCCCTGAACTCCCCTGGGGTGGCTGCCATAAGCGAGCAGCCAGCAGCGGGTCAGGAGGCATCAGACACAAGCCTGCACA GTTCTGGCGTGGCAGGCTTGCTCCAGagcatccagcagctgctggtgcagaTCCTGCAaacatcccagcagcagcaggcactgctggagagCCTGGCCAgtgacaccatctcccacctCCACCTTCTCTCACACAGCCTGGTGCAGGTGGGTGAGACCCTGCACCAGCTCCTGCTCCGGCCACAGACCCAcctcagccccctcagccaCTACAACCCCCACATGCCACTTTTTGAGGGTGACACCGGGGTGCCCTGCTCCCCTGGTGTTCCCCACATCTCCCTGGATCACAAAGAGGTGTCCCCCACCACTGGTTGCAACCCCCTGTGA
- the LOC139789788 gene encoding B-cell differentiation antigen CD72-like — MAQSVIYADLKFNTAPDEDDSPYENVTLGQPAPAAPSTGCWLRRWRLPVWLLAATLLLLLLVATVALGACYWQVTRRMQDTSREHVAEQGRLSQEVSDRERSLEQARLELAWARAELQRAWTEGNGSRAELGRLGSELQRVTGVLGRTQKELQELQGQLNSSQDTVSSLRACVNTDCCPPGWVLYRSKCLFISVESATWQASDQDCRERSSQLLVQGDWPAFSVPHFVKAPGAMYWIGAKWSWEGLLVWQGSNDSDRPMENMLVDGKSQAGFAKGK, encoded by the exons ATGGCCCAGAGTGTGATCTATGCTGACCTGAAGTTTAACACAGCCCCCGATGAGGATGACAGCCCCTATGAGAATGTGACCCTGGGgcagccagctccagcagcacccagcacag GGTGCTGGCTCCGGCGATGGCGTCTCCCTGtgtggctgctggcagccaccctgctgctgctgctgctggtggccactGTGGCCCTGGGGGCTTGCT ACTGGCAGGTGACCCGCAGGATGCAGGACACCTCCCGGGAGCACGTGGCCGAGCAGGGCCGCCTCTCGCAGGAGGTGAGCGACCGGGAGCGGAGCCTGGAGCAGGCGCGGCTGGAGCTGGCGTGGGCCCGAGCGGAGCTGCAGCGAGCGTGGACGGAGGGGAACGGCAGCCGGGCGGAGCTGGGCAGGCTGGGCTCCGAGCTGCAGCGTGTCACGGGGGTCCTGGGGAGGAcgcagaaggagctgcaggagttGCAGGGTCAGCTCAACAGCAGCCAGGACACCGTGAGCAGCCTGCGCGCCTGCGTGAACACAG atTGCTGTCCCCCAGGCTGGGTGCTCTACAGGAGCAAGTGCCTCTTCATCTCTGTGGAGTCTGCCACATGGCAGGCCAGTGACCAGGACTGCAGAGAGAGATCTTCTCAGCTGCTGGTCCAAGGCGACTGGCCGGCATTTTCTGTGCCG CATTTTGTCAAGGCACCAGGTGCCATGTACTGGATTGGAGCAAAATGGTCCTGGGAGGGGCTTCTTGTATGGCAGGGCAGCAATGATTCTGATAG GCCCATGGAGAACATGCTGGTGGATGGGAAAAGCCAGGCAGGATTTGCCAAGGGCAAGTGA
- the LOC139789816 gene encoding CD209 antigen-like protein E isoform X2 produces MEEGVTYTDLRLPPTPDLREQVSCTHGPWSTEYSPSYGQQALKGQCQFCPSGWLWDAGQCYYFSSAKRSWEQSSKECHSRGAQLVTIQSNATLAFLTRTENMEVFHVGLKKDGSRTDWKWLDGTPLKGLFPIQRSTSSFLACGRVSGSGLSSGPCKDTLGWICQKSAATLQWLWSSPPSFLWGNTTYTCVGPW; encoded by the exons ATGGAAGAAGGGGTCACATACACAGATCTGCGCTTGCCCCCCACACCAG ATTTGAGAGAACAGGTGAGCTGCACCCATGGTCCCTGGAGCACAGAGTACAGCCCCAGCTATGGGCAGCAGGCACTGAAAG GGCAATGTCAGTTCTGTCCATCTGGCTGGCTATGGGATGCAGGGCAGTGCTACTACTTCTCCTCTGCCAAAAGGAGCTGGGAACAGAGCAGCAAGGAGTGCCACTCCAGAGGGGCACAGCTGGTCACCATCCAATCCAATGCCACCCTG GCTTTCCTGACACGCACAGAAAACATGGAAGTCTTCCACGTGGGGCTGAAGAAGGATGGCTCTAGGACTGACTGGAAGTGGCTGGATGGCACCCCACTGAAGGG GCTCTTCCCAATCCAGCGCTccaccagctccttcctggCCTGTGGCCGGGTGTCAGGCTCAGGGCTCTCCAGTGGCCCGTGCAAGGACACCCTTGGCTGGATCTGCCAGAAGAGTGCAGCCACCCTGCAGTGGCTCTGGTCCTCACCCCCATCCTTCCTCTGGGGAAACACCACCTACACCTGTGTGGGGCCCTGGTGA
- the LOC139789815 gene encoding uncharacterized protein isoform X1 has product MPRGRAWTQAEVSSLLALVRGSGEAALLMASTSRPNEALWREISRGLAASGYGRTVAQCRSKWKALKQAFHSERETRRRAGCHSPRLPPHYRAMKSIWKAAGRPIFGERRMPDLVKLPPRKGRSALTNHSPPSPEPPEHNVGGDTPGTLQSVKDEPASRCHTSLKQERDEQKAGFPGETSSAVGRGNRVLPVGTSALNSPGVAAISEQPAAGQEASDTSLHSGFSLPHPNSLSRGSQSRGEVLLLLTPISPQVLAWQACSRASSSCWCRSCKHPSSSRHCWRAWPVTPSPTSTFSHTAWCRWVRPCTSSCSGHRPTSAPSATTTPTCHFLRVTPGCPAPLVFPTSPWITKRCPPPLVATPCECHQLQEQPLHYTAMAQIFIAEAPDILKVYRRETF; this is encoded by the exons ATGCCCCGTGGGCGAGCCTGGACGCAGGCAGAGGTCAGCAGCCTGCTGGCTCTGGTGAGGGGTTCGGGGGAGGCCGCCCTGCTTATGGCCTCGACGTCTCGACCCAACGAGGCTCTGTGGAGGGAGATCTCCCGAGGGCTGGCAGCATCCGGCTACGGGCGCACCGTGGCTCAGTGCCGGTCCAAGTGGAAGGCGCTCAAGCAGGCTTTCCACTCGGAACGGGAGACACGCCGGAGGGCCGGCTGCCACTCACCTCGCCTGCCCCCTCACTACCGAGCCATGAAGAGCATCTGGAAGGCTGCTGGGCGTCCCATCTTCGGGGAGCGGAGGATGCCAG ACCTGGTGAAGCTTCCCCCCAGGAAGGGCAGGTCAGCCCTCACCAACCATTCTCCACCCTCACCAGAACCGCCAG AGCACAACGTTGGTGGGGACACCCCGGGCACACTGCAGTCCGTGAAGGATGAGCCAGCGAGCC GCTGTCACACTTCCCTGAAGCAGGAAAGAGATGAACAGAAGGCTG GTTTTCCTGGTGAGACATCGTCAGCAGTGGGAAGAGGAAACCGAGTGCTGCCAGTGGGCACCTCAGCCCTGAACTCCCCTGGGGTGGCTGCCATAAGCGAGCAGCCAGCAGCGGGTCAGGAGGCATCAGACACAAGCCTGCACAGTGGgttctccctgccccatcccaacAGCCTCTCACGGGGCTCTCAGAGCCGTGGTGAGGTTTTGCTGCTACTGACACCCATCTCTCCTCAGGTTCTGGCGTGGCAGGCTTGCTCCAGagcatccagcagctgctggtgcagaTCCTGCAaacatcccagcagcagcaggcactgctggagagCCTGGCCAgtgacaccatctcccacctCCACCTTCTCTCACACAGCCTGGTGCAGGTGGGTGAGACCCTGCACCAGCTCCTGCTCCGGCCACAGACCCAcctcagccccctcagccaCTACAACCCCCACATGCCACTTTTTGAGGGTGACACCGGGGTGCCCTGCTCCCCTGGTGTTCCCCACATCTCCCTGGATCACAAAGAGGTGTCCCCCACCACTGGTTGCAACCCCCTGTGAGTGCCACCAGCTCCAGGAGCAACCACTTCACTACACAGCCATGGCACAAATCTTTATAGCAGAGGCCCCAGATATTTTGAAAGTTTATAGAAGAGAGACAttttaa
- the LOC139789815 gene encoding uncharacterized protein isoform X2, with the protein MQDTSLGLICMGTPASIPHWVIAFCLPKFPLQFQVDVGFSFTSSPNLLCSVAACCYAAAAFQPRGGCIAVVGPIRQRISPLCSFPAAGGNHVSGVPPEPLTVPCCHTSLKQERDEQKAGFPGETSSAVGRGNRVLPVGTSALNSPGVAAISEQPAAGQEASDTSLHSGFSLPHPNSLSRGSQSRGEVLLLLTPISPQVLAWQACSRASSSCWCRSCKHPSSSRHCWRAWPVTPSPTSTFSHTAWCRWVRPCTSSCSGHRPTSAPSATTTPTCHFLRVTPGCPAPLVFPTSPWITKRCPPPLVATPCECHQLQEQPLHYTAMAQIFIAEAPDILKVYRRETF; encoded by the exons ATGCAGGATACATCCCTGGGTCTGATTTGCATGGGCACCCCAGCCAGCATCCCACACTGGGTAATTGCCTTCTGTCTCCCTAAATTCCCCCTGCAGTTTCAAGTGGATGTGGGATTCTCCTTCACTTCCAGCCCTAATCTGTTGTGTAGTGTTGCTGCGTGCTGCTACGCCgctgctgccttccagcccaGAGGTGGCTGCATTGCAGTGGTGG GTCCCATCAGACAGCgcatctctcctctctgctctttcccagcagctggtgGGAACCACGTCTCTGGAGTGCCACCTGAACCCCTCACTGTGCCAT GCTGTCACACTTCCCTGAAGCAGGAAAGAGATGAACAGAAGGCTG GTTTTCCTGGTGAGACATCGTCAGCAGTGGGAAGAGGAAACCGAGTGCTGCCAGTGGGCACCTCAGCCCTGAACTCCCCTGGGGTGGCTGCCATAAGCGAGCAGCCAGCAGCGGGTCAGGAGGCATCAGACACAAGCCTGCACAGTGGgttctccctgccccatcccaacAGCCTCTCACGGGGCTCTCAGAGCCGTGGTGAGGTTTTGCTGCTACTGACACCCATCTCTCCTCAGGTTCTGGCGTGGCAGGCTTGCTCCAGagcatccagcagctgctggtgcagaTCCTGCAaacatcccagcagcagcaggcactgctggagagCCTGGCCAgtgacaccatctcccacctCCACCTTCTCTCACACAGCCTGGTGCAGGTGGGTGAGACCCTGCACCAGCTCCTGCTCCGGCCACAGACCCAcctcagccccctcagccaCTACAACCCCCACATGCCACTTTTTGAGGGTGACACCGGGGTGCCCTGCTCCCCTGGTGTTCCCCACATCTCCCTGGATCACAAAGAGGTGTCCCCCACCACTGGTTGCAACCCCCTGTGAGTGCCACCAGCTCCAGGAGCAACCACTTCACTACACAGCCATGGCACAAATCTTTATAGCAGAGGCCCCAGATATTTTGAAAGTTTATAGAAGAGAGACAttttaa